The genomic region ACGCCGTCTTCGACATACAGGTCGGTCAAGGCGGTGTTCAGGCGCACGGGCACACCGGCCTCACGCAGGCCGATGCGCAACGGTGCGATCAACGCGCGCCCCATCCCCACCAAGTTCTTTCCCGTAGCCTTCGCCCAGACTGTACGCGCGCCGACCTTGAGGCTGCGCAACACCCCGTGCGGGTGGCGCTTGAGCTGGTTGAGCCGCACGTAGTCCTGCTGCATGACGACCACGTTGAGCGGGACCTTGCCGTAGGGCGGCTCGAGGCCGGCCAGGTCGGCGCCGAGCTTCTTGGCGTCGAACGGCCGGGGTTCGACGGAACGACCCGTCGGCTTTCCGCCCGGTGTCTCGGGGTAGTAGTCGGAGTAGCCCGGCACCCAGCAGAGCTTCAGCGGTGAGTGCTTCAAGACGAACGACAGCATCTCCGGGCCGCGCTCGAGGTAGGTGTCGATCTTCTCGGCGGGAACGACGTCGCCGATGATCGCGTGCAGGTAGGTGCGGGCGGCCTCGGCCGTGTCCTTCACGCCGTCGCGCTTGAGGACCTCGTTGTTGGGGATCCACACGCCGCCACCGGAGCGTGCAGTGGAACCGCCGTAGTGCGGAGCCTTCTCGACGACTACTGTGGAAAGTCCCTGGTGGGCCGCGGTGAGCGCAGCGACCATTCCGGCCGCGCCGCTGCCCACCACGACGACGTCGTAGTCCTGACCAGTCATGTAGAACACGTTATAGAATTGCCCGGCCGACCCACAACCGCGCCGGTCAACAGAACAAGGGGACGTCATAAGGATGCTCAGTGATCAGGTGCGTCAGGAGCTGGCCGCCGACCTAGCGCAGGCCGAGCGCAGCCGCGTTCCCATCTCGCCGCTGACCGACGCGCACGCCGACATCGACGTCGTCGACGCCTACGAGATCCAGCTGATCAACATCCGCCAGCGCGTCGCCGAGGGAGCCAAGATCATCGGCCACAAGGTGGGCCTGTCGTCGAAGGCCATGCAGCAGATGATGAACGTCGACGAACCGGACTACGGGCACTTGCTCGACGAGATGCGGGTTTTCGAAGAAAAGCCGGTCAAATCCGCCGACTACCTCTATCCGCGCGTCGAGGTCGAGGTCGGTTTCGTCCTGGCCGACGACCTGCCGGGCGCGGGCTGCACAGAAGACGACGTGCTCGCTGCCACGGCCGCGTTCGCGCCCGCCATCGAGCTGATCGACACCCGCATCAAGGACTGGAAGATCAAGCTCTGCGACACCATCGCCGACAACGCGTCGTCGGCGGGGTGGGTGCTCGGTGAGAACCGGGTGTCGCCGAAGGACATAGACATACGGGCCATCACCGCCACTTTGACCCGCAACGGTGAGGTGGTCGCCAAGGGCCGCAGCGACGCGGTGCTCGGCAACCCGGTGACCGCGGTGGCCTGGCTGGCGCGCAAGGTCGAGAGCTTCGGGGTCCGCCTCAAGGCAGGCGACATCGTGTTACCCGGCTCGTGCACCAAGGCGTTCGACGCCACCCCCGGCGCCGACTACGTCGCAGACTTCGCCGGGCTCGGCTCGGTCCATTTGAGTTTCGAATAACGAGGGGACGAGGGGATAGGCATGGCGGACAAAGCCTCAGTCGCGATCGTCGGTTCGGGCAATATCAGCACCGACCTGATGTACAAATTGCTGCGCTCGGAATGGCTCGAGCCGCGCTGGATGATCGGTATCGATCCGGAGAGCGAAGGGCTTGCCCGCGCGCGCAAGCTCGGTCTGGAGACGTCCCACGAAGGCGTGGACTGGCTGCTCGCGCGGAGCGAGAAGCCCGACATGGTGTTCGAGGCCACCAGCGCCTATGTGCACCGCGACGCCGCTCCGAGGTACGCCGAGGCCGGCATCCGGGCCATCGACCTGACCCCGGCGGCGGTGGGTCCCGGCGTCATTCCGCCGGCCAACCTGCGCGAGCACCTCGACGCGCCGAACGTCAACATGGTCACCTGCGGCGGGCAGGCCACCATCCCGATCGTCTACGCGGTGAGCCGGGTGGTGGAGGTGCCCTACGGCGAGATCGTGGCGTCGGTGTCGTCGGCGTCGGCCGGGCCTGGCACGCGGGCGAACATCGACGAGTTCACCAAGACCACGGCTGCCGGCGTGCAGAACATCGGCGGCGCGCAGCGCGGCAAGGCGATCATCATCCTGAACCCGGCCGAGCCGCCGATGATCATGCGCGACACGATCTTCTGTGCGATTCCCGAGGATGCGGACCGCGAGGCGATCGCTCAGTCGATCCGTGACGTCGTCGCCGAGGTGCAGACGTATGTGCCCGGCTACCGCCTGCTCAACGACCCGCAGTTCGACGACCCCTCGATGAACTCCGGCGGCCAGGCCGTCGTCACCACGTTCATCGAAGTGGAGGGTGCGGGCGACTATCTGCCGCCCTACGCTGGAAACCTGGACATCATGACCGCAGCGGCGGCCAAGGTGGGCGAGGAGATCGCCAAGGAAAAGGCCGGGGCGTCCCTCTCCGCATCGACAGGAGGCCAGGCATGAGCACCGAGGACATCTACTTCAACCCGATCTGGGACGTCCGGATGACGGACACCTCGCTGCGCGACGGCAGTCACCACAAGCGTCACCAGTTCACCAAGGACGAAGTGCACGCGATCGTCGCCGCGTTGGACGCCGCCGGCGTGCCGGTCATCGAGGTGACCCACGGCGACGGTCTGGGCGGGTCGAGCTTCAACTACGGCTTCTCCAAGACCCCCGAGCAGGAGCTGATCAAGTTGGCGGCCGAGACCGCCAAGGAGTCCAAGATCGCGTTCCTGATGCTTCCGGGTGTGGGGACCAAGGAGGACATCAAGCAGGCGCAGAACAACGGCGGGTCGATCTGCCGCATCGCCACCCACTGCACCGAGGCCGACGTCTCGATCCAGCACTTCGGCCTGGCCCGTGAACTCGGCCTGGAGACCGTCGGCTTCCTGATGATGAGCCACACGATCCCGCCCGAGAAGCTGGCGGCGCAGGCGCGCATCATGGCCGATGCCGGCTGTCAGTGCGTGTACGTCGTCGACTCGGCGGGCGCGCTGGTCCTCGAGGGGGTGCGGGACCGGGTCGCGGCGCTGGTGGCCGAACTCGGCGACGACGCGCAGGTCGGCTTTCATGGCCACGAGAATCTGGGTCTCGGCGTGGCGAACTCCATCGAGGCCGTGCGCGCGGGCGCCAAGCAGATCGACGGCTCGTGCCGCCGGTTCGGTGCCGGCGCGGGCAACGCCCCCGTCGAGGCGCTGATCGGCGTGTTCGACAAGATCGGCGTGAAGACCGGCATCGACTTCTTCGACATCGCCGACGCGGCCGAAGAGGTCGTCGCGCCCGCGATGCCCGCCGAGTGCCTGCTCGACCGCAACGCGCTCATCATGGGCTACTCGGGGGTGTACTCGAGCTTCCTCAAGCATGCGATCCGCCAGTCGGAGCGCTACGGCGTGCCCGCCCACAAGCTGCTGCACCGGGCAGGCCAGCGCAAGTTGATCGGCGGCCAGGAGGACCAGCTCATCGACATCGCGCTGGAAATCAAGCGGGAGATGGACAGCGCGTCGACATAGCGCGAAAGCTCAGCGCCCGGTGTGCTTGGCCACCGACTGCTTGAACGCCTCCTGCGCGTGCGGTGACGAGTTGAACCGCCAGTCGCGCTCCTTGACGGCCTGGAACCACACCAATCCGGTCACCCGACCCTGGGTGGCCAGGTAATCGAACAGACCGTAGATCCAGTCGGCCTTGTCGGTGCCGCTGCGCGGTCCCTCCACGCTCGCCGTCTCGGCAATCAGGATGTCGTGGCGCGGGTCGAGCCGGCGGAGCTGCACCAGGCTCTCGCCGAAGATCTCGGCGGCGCTGCGCCAGCTCTTGCCGTCGCCGTCGCCCCAGTTGTAGCCGTCCAGGCCGAGCAGGTCAACGGCGTCCTCCCCCGGGAATGCGGCCGCCATGTCATCGAGCCGCTCGGAGGACGCGTCGGGACACCACATGAACTCGACGTTGCCCGCCCCCGCGCGGCGGAACAGATCGCGCACGTGCCGCCACGCCTGGGCCGATTCCGCGGCGGTGTTGCCGTTGACGCCGATCGACCATGGGTAATAGGAGCTGTTCATCTCGTGGCTCGTCCGCAGGATGACGGGCCGGCTCCACTCGGCCATGGTCCGTGCCCAGGCGTCGAGACGGCTGTCGAAATCGCCTGCCAGGATGCGCCGCAAAGAGTAGTCCGGTTGTTCGGCGCCGGCGGCGGGCTGCCACAGCTCGAGCGTGAGGATCGGCGTGGCGCCGGCGTCGCTGATCTCGGCCAGCGACCCGATCGGCACCTGGTCGTTGATCGAGGCGAACCGCAACACGTAGCGGGGTGCCGCGTCGGCCATCTGCGTGACGACGGCCAGGTCACTGGATCCCGAGGAGTCGTCCGGCACGAAGACGCCCCAGTCGAGCCGATGCGGTGCGGTGGCGCCGTCGGGCTGCGCCGCGGGCTGGGCGGAGCAGGCCGTCACCGCCAGCAGGACGGCGGCGACGAGGCGGCGGGTACGGCGTGTGATGGGCACACCCCAGCATTCCCCGTCGGACCCGACCTGCACCATGGGGGCCATGACCACCCGCGACGACGCGCAGGAAATCCTCGAACAGCTGGCCGGTCCGACGGCGCAGCTGCGCGACGATCAGTGGACGGCCATCGAGGCCCTTGTCGTGCAGCGCCGACGGGCGCTGGTGGTGCAGCGCACCGGATGGGGCAAGTCCGCGGTGTACTTCATCTCCGCCAAGCTGCTGCGGGCGAAGGGGCACGGCGCCACCGTCATCGTCTCGCCTCTGCTGGCGTTGATGCGCAATCAGGTGGCCGCCGCCGAGCGTGCGGGGGTTCGCGCCGCGACCATCAACTCGAGCAACGTCGCCGACTGGGCCGAGATCCACGACCGCGTCCGGTCGGGAGATCTGGACGTGCTGCTCGTCAGCCCGGAACGACTCAACAACCCCGACTTCCGCGACCAGGTGCTACCCGCGCTGGCGCGCGACGCGGGGCTGGTGGTGGTGGACGAGGCGCACTGCGTGTCGGACTGGGGCCACGACTTTCGGCCCGACTACCGGCGAATCCGCACGCTGGTGAGCGAGTTGGGGGCCGACGTCCCGGTGCTGGCGACCACGGCCACGGCGAACGACCGGGTCGTCGACGATGTCGCGCAGCAACTGGGTGTCGGCGGTCAGGACACGCTGGTGCTGCGCGGCGGCCTCGACCGCGAATCGCTGCGACTGTCGGTGGTGGCGGCCGGCGGTCCGGCACAGCGTGCGGCTTGGCTTGCCGCACATATCGATTCGCTGCCCGGTTCGGGGATCGTCTACACCCTGACCGTCGCCCAGGCACACGATGTCGCCACCCTCCTTCGGGAGCAGGGACACCGGGTGGCGGCATACACCGGGGCCACCGAGGCCGCCGAACGCGAACAACTCGAAGCCGACCTGCTGGCCAACCGGGTCAAGGCGCTCGTCGCGACCTCGGCGCTGGGCATGGGTTTCGACAAGCCCGACCTCGGCTTCGTGGTGCACCTGGGCGCGCCGTCCTCGCCGATCGCGTACTACCAGCAGGTGGGCCGGGCCGGGCGGTCGACGGACAGCGCGGCGGTGATCCTGCTGCCCGGCCGCGAGGACCAGGACGTGTGGCGCTACTTCGCCTCCGTCGCATTCCCGTCGGAAGCCATGGTGCGCAGCGTGATTCGTGCTCTTGACGCTGAGCGTCCGCAGTCGACACAGGCCCTCGAGCCGCTCGTCGACCTCGGCCGGACCCGGCTGGAGATGGTACTCAAGGTGCTCGACGTCGACGGCGCGGTGCGGCGGTTGAAGGGCGGCTGGGTCGCCACCGGGCAGGCATGGGAGTACGACGAGCCGCGTTACCGCAAACTGGACGAGGCCCGCAGACGTGAACAGCAGGCGATGTTGGACTACCAGACGACCGACGGATGCCGGATGGCATTCCTGCGCAGGCAGTTGGACGACCCGTCGCTGCACGAGGGCGACCGGTGCGGGCGCTGCGACAACTGCACCGGAGTGCGCCCCAGCGGCCACGTCGACGAGGGTGCGGCCGAAGAGACGCGGCAACGGCTGATGCGGCCGGGTGTCGAACTCGCCCCGCGCAAGCAGTGGCCGTCCGGCCTGGGAAAGCTCGGCGTCGACCTGAGCGGCAAGATCGGCGACGGCCCCGCCGAAGGGCGGGCCATCGGCCGGCTCACCGACCTGGGATGGGGTCCGCGGTTACGGCGCCTGCTCGAAGAACCCGACGGTGGCGTGCCCGACGACCTCGTCCAGGCCGCGGTGAAGGTGCTCGCGTCGTGGAACTGGGCGGTCCGGCCGACCGCGGTGATGACCATGGACTCCGAGCGCCATCCGCAGCTGCTCGCATCGCTGGCCGCCGAACTTGCGCGCCTCGGCAAGCTGACCGATCTCGGGATCCTGCGGTACGCGCCTGATCGCAAGCCGGTCACCGCGGCGAACTCGGCGTTCCGGGTGGCGGCCCTGACCGGAGCCTGGACTCCGCCTTCCCCGATCCCCGGGGGCGGCCCGGTGCTGCTGGTCGACGACCTGTTCGACACCGGTTGGACGATGACGATGGCCGCTCGCCTGGTGCGGGCGGCGGGGGTCTCCGAGGTGTTGCCGTTCACCATCGCCAGCACCGGCTGACCCACCGCCGCGCTGGGGTTTCTCCAGCGCGCTGGGGTTTGTTCAGCACTGGGTGGGGACCGACCCGACCAGTTCGAACAGCCGGGCCGCAGCGGCGGCGGCGCCGTCGGTGCGGATGTCCGGTGCGAGCGCATGGGCGCGTGCGCGGGTGTCCGCCGTGAGCGAGGCCTGCAACGCATCCGCCAGCGACTCGGCCGTCGGGACGGACACGTCGTGCGCGGCACCGATACCCAGCTCGGCCACGCGTCGCGCCCAGTACGGCTGATCTGCGAACTGCGGCACCACCACCTGCGGCACACCTGCGCGGGCGGCCGCGGTGGTGGTGCCGGCCCCGCCGTGATGGATGACGGCGGCCACCCGCGGGAAGAGCCGCTGGTGGTTGACCTCGTCGACGGTGATGCAGTCGGCGCCGTCGTCGACCGGCGCGAGACCCGCCCAACTGCGGGCCAGCACGACCCGGCGGCCGTGGGCCCGAGCGGCGTCGATGGCCGCGCGCGCCAACTCCACGGGCGCCCGCACGCTGCCCGTGCCGACGAACACCGGCGGCGGCCCGGAGTCGAGGAAGGCCAGCAGGTCATCCGGCAGGGGTCGCCGATCGGGAAGCAGCCAGGCGCCGGTGCGGACGACGTCGAAGCCCGGCGACCCAGGCCACGGCGCCAGCGTCGGGTCGGCGGCCAGCCACGGCGTGTCGGTGAAGACGTGGTCGCGGACATTGTCGACCGGTGGGAGTCCGAGCGCGGCCCGGCCCTCGTTGAGGGGCTCGCGATACAGCGCATTCACCCGCTCTGCGTCGATCTCCCACAGCGTGGCGGTGTCGGTCTCGCCGGGGGGAAACGGTTTGCCCGGTCGCGGCAGCGGGGTCTGATGCGGCGACGGGATGCTGCCGGTGTGCAGCATCGCGCAGACGTAGCGTGCGCCGTGGTACTCCGCAACGGACCGCACCCCGGCGGGCATCAGACCGCTGGCCACCACCGCGTCGCACCCCTCGGCGGCAGCCGCCACGGTCTCGAATTGCAACGCGACCAATCTGGCCGCCGTTGCCGGTGCGTCCGCGGGTGTCGCCGGCTTCGCGCCGTGCAGAAAGTCGCGGATCGGATCGCCAAGCGCTGTCAGGGATACCTTGGCCCGGTCGGCGAGATCGGAGAAGTCCGGTGGCGCGCAGAGTCGCACGTCGGCGCCCATCCCGCCTAGCCGCAACGCCAGCGCCGCCATCGGTTCGACGTCGCCGCGGGATCCCCATGTGGCCAGACATACTCGCATTCGATCAACTCCAATCCGTCCGGTGTGGTTGCCGGACAGCGATCTTGCGGCATCCCCGGGGTCTTGCCGCAAGCCCCCGGGTGAGCTATAGATTGGAGTGGGAACAACAACAGCCGCCCTGCCATCAGGCAGGGCGGCTGCTGTGTGGAGCCGTTTAGACCGGGTAGGGGATGAACACCGTGTTGTTGTTCAGCCAGACACCCCATGCGCCCGCGTCAGGGTTGAAGACGAGCGGCAGCGGGTCGGTAACACCCGGGATGCCCTCCGGCAGCAGATCGATCGGCGGGATCCAGTTGGCCGGGAGGCCGATGTAGGCGGGGTCGTCCCAGTGCCCCGGCGGCACGTTGAGGAACAGGTCCTTCTTCACCTGTCCGGGTGGGCCGAACGGATTGTGGCCAGGCGGATCGCCCGGCAGCCAGACGTCGTCGTTGCCCGGCGGGTTGGGTACCGGCCACTTGGGGTCGGCTTGAGCCATTCCGCTACCCATGCCGAACGCCGTGAATCCCAGCGCACCGGCCATGACGGCGGTGGCGGCAAGCTTCTTGATCTCCACGTGGAACTCCTTGTCCATATGCGGGCACCACCAGTTGGTAGCGCTCACCGACGTGTTGTTCTGTTGCAGGACCCCCTCGACGCCGTCTGGGTACCCATGACGCGCCCGCACAAAACCTCTCGATTACAGGCCTGTAGTTTGCTGCACTAAGCGCCCGGTGCGGACACCGCTCCACCGAATTGTGCTGTTACCGCATCGGCCGTGGTCACCACCGCGCGGGCGCGTTCGGTGATCTCTTTGTCGGTCAACGACTTTCCAACGTGCATCGACACGACCATCACCTGACGCTGATGGTGGTCGAACACCGGAGCCGAGATCACGCTGATATCCGATCGGGCGTTGCGGCGCTTTCCCCTGGACTCATTTTCACTGCGTAGATACACTCGCTCGCCGATGTCGGAGACCAGTTCGCCAAGCAGCGCGCGCAACTCGTCGGGCAATGTGCTCGACATGCCGGCCATCAGCGCATACAGCCGGCGCCCGCCAGGGGTGAGTCGCTCGACGAGGTAGCCGTCGGCGCGGCATGCGGCGATGACGCGGCTGAGGCGCTCGGTGTTGGTGCGCAACGGAATTGTTGGCTCCTTCGCCAGCCAACTGCGCGCTGCCTCGTCGTCCCAGAGCACGAACATCAGCCCGACCGGAGGTGCAAAGGGATAGCTCTGTCCGACCTCGACACCCGGGCGGTTGCCGGCTGGCGCGACGAGATCGAGCAGGGTGATCCGGTCGTCGATCACCGCCGACAGTGCGGCGGTGACGTCGAAGCGGGCCGACAATCGGCGCAGTTCCTCGCGCGCGGCCGGGCTCACACGCATCGATTCCTGCGCCCGGTGGCCGAGGGTGATGAGCGACGGTCCCAACCGGTAGGTCTTGTCGGCGGTGTCACGAACGAGATAGCCCGCCGCGGTCAAGGCGGTGACGATGCCCAGACAGGTCGGCTTGCTCAGCCCGACGCGGCGGGCCAGGTCGGACACGCCGAAACGCTGGTCAGGACGGTCGGCCAGGAAGTCCAGAATCCGCACGACGCGCTCGGTCGGCGGCGACGCGCGGCCGGACGAGTCGGAACCAGACATGGCAGCAGGCTATCGGCGTTTCATATTTGGAACAAGTCGGTCAGCATATTGACTCCTGCTAGAACGCGTTCTAGTTTCGAGGCGTGTATTCGCAGCCCCTGACCGAGGCGGTCGCCGAAGCCGAACGCCTCGTCGCCGCCGCGCCCTTCATCGAATCCGAAGCCGATCTACTCGAGGGTCTGCAGTATCTGGCCGGCTGTATCGCCGGCTGTACGCACCTGGCCTTCGACTATGAGCGCGACCACCCGTTCATGCAGACCGGCACGGGCCCGTTCACCAAGATGGGACTCGACAACCCCGACACGTTGTACTTCGGCACCCGGGTGCAGGGCGGTCACGAGTACGTCGTCACCGGCAAGCGCGGCACCACCACCGACCTGTCCTTCCAGATGCTCGGCGGGGAGTACACCGACGACAATGTGCCGGTCAGTCAGGCGGCGTTCGACGACCGTGAACTCGACATCGCCGAAGACGGCACCTACGAGTGGCGGGTCACCCCGAACGGGCCGTCGCAGCTGCTGGTCCGCGAGGTGTACAACGACTGGTCCGCACAGCGCGGATACATCAGCGTCGCGCGCACCGACACCGCGGGAACCGCGCCGCCGCCGCTGACTAGAGAGACAATCGAGAAACGCTACGCGGTCGCGGGAAAGCAACTGGTGCAGCGGGTCAAGACGTGGTTGCAGTTCCCGCAGTGGTTCTACAACAGCCTGCCCGTCAACACGATGGTCGCTCCGCGGCTGACACCCGGCGGCCTGGCGACGCAGTACTCGTCGGTCGGCCACTTCGACCTGCGCCCCGACCAGGCGATGATCATCACCCTGCCCGTGACCGACGCGCCCTACCTCGGCTTCCAGCTGGGCAGTCTGTGGTACATCTCGCTGGACTACATCAACCACCAGACATCGCTCAACGGGACTCAGGCCCAAGCTGATCCGGACGGCAAGATCCGGATCGTGGTCGCCGACGCAAATCCGGGCGTGACGAACTGGTGCGAGACGCTCGGTCATCGAAAGGGTTACCTGCAGTTCCGGTGGCAGCGGTTGTCGCGCGAACTGACCGAGGCCGACGGACCCGCGGTCGAGGTCGTCGACATCGACCAGGTGGCCGGTGCGCTGCCGTACTACGACTCGAACAAGATCTCCGAGGAGGACTGGCGGGCCCGGATCGCGCTGCGTCAGAAGCAGATCGGCGACAGGATGGTGGGCTGACCATGGGACTGCTCGACGGCAAGGTGGTCGTGATCAGCGGGGTCGGACCTGCGCTGGGCACGACGCTGGCGCGGCGATGCGCCCAGGAGGGCGCCGACCTGGTGCTGGCGGCTCGCACCGTCGAACGACTCGAGGACGTGGCCAAGCAGATCGCCGGCCTCGGCAGGCGCGCCGTCTCGATCGGCACCGACATCACCGACGGGACGCAGGTCGACAACCTCGTCGAGGAGACCATGGCCGCGTACGGTCGCGTCGACGTGCTGATCAACAACGCGTTTCGGGTGCCGTCGATGAAGCCGCTGGCCAACACCACGTTCGAGCACATGCGCGAAGCCATCGAGTTGACGGTCTTCGGCGCGCTGCGGATGATCCAGGGCTTCACCCCGGCGCTCGCCGAGGCCAACGGATCGGTGGTCAACGTCAACTCCATGGTGGTGCGCCACTCCCAGGCCAAGTACGGCGCCTACAAGATGGCCAAGTCCGCGCTGCTGGCGATGTCACAGTCGTTGGCCACCGAGCTGGGGGAGCAGGGCATCCGCGTCAATTCCGTTCTGCCGGGCTATATCTGGGGCGGCACGCTGGAGAGCTACTTCGGTCACCAGGCCGGCAAGTACGGCACGACCGTCGAGGAGATCTACCAGGCGACCGCCGCCGCATCCGATCTCAAGCGGTTGCCGACCGAGGACGAGGTGGCCTCGGCGATCATGTTCATGGCCAGCGACCTGTCCAGCGGCATCACCGGACAGGCGCTGGACGTCAACTGCGGGGAGTACAAGGCGTGACGCGCACCGACGTCGGCACCGTCGAGGACCTGCACGCCTCGGCCACCAAGGCCAGCGGACTCGACGACTTCGGCAGCGACGACGACCACTACCGCGAGGCGCTGGCCGTACTGCTCGAGTCGTTTCGCACCGAGGCAGACCTCACCGAGTTCGGCAGCAAGATGCAGCGGTTCTTCGTGCGCAGTGCACTGGTGGCCCGCCTCGTCAGCGAAGCGGCGTTCAAGCAGTACCCGCAACACGCCGACGTGGCGATAGAGAAGCCGATC from Mycobacterium sp. IDR2000157661 harbors:
- a CDS encoding IclR family transcriptional regulator, with the protein product MSGSDSSGRASPPTERVVRILDFLADRPDQRFGVSDLARRVGLSKPTCLGIVTALTAAGYLVRDTADKTYRLGPSLITLGHRAQESMRVSPAAREELRRLSARFDVTAALSAVIDDRITLLDLVAPAGNRPGVEVGQSYPFAPPVGLMFVLWDDEAARSWLAKEPTIPLRTNTERLSRVIAACRADGYLVERLTPGGRRLYALMAGMSSTLPDELRALLGELVSDIGERVYLRSENESRGKRRNARSDISVISAPVFDHHQRQVMVVSMHVGKSLTDKEITERARAVVTTADAVTAQFGGAVSAPGA
- a CDS encoding glycosyltransferase, with amino-acid sequence MRVCLATWGSRGDVEPMAALALRLGGMGADVRLCAPPDFSDLADRAKVSLTALGDPIRDFLHGAKPATPADAPATAARLVALQFETVAAAAEGCDAVVASGLMPAGVRSVAEYHGARYVCAMLHTGSIPSPHQTPLPRPGKPFPPGETDTATLWEIDAERVNALYREPLNEGRAALGLPPVDNVRDHVFTDTPWLAADPTLAPWPGSPGFDVVRTGAWLLPDRRPLPDDLLAFLDSGPPPVFVGTGSVRAPVELARAAIDAARAHGRRVVLARSWAGLAPVDDGADCITVDEVNHQRLFPRVAAVIHHGGAGTTTAAARAGVPQVVVPQFADQPYWARRVAELGIGAAHDVSVPTAESLADALQASLTADTRARAHALAPDIRTDGAAAAAARLFELVGSVPTQC
- a CDS encoding SDR family oxidoreductase; translation: MGLLDGKVVVISGVGPALGTTLARRCAQEGADLVLAARTVERLEDVAKQIAGLGRRAVSIGTDITDGTQVDNLVEETMAAYGRVDVLINNAFRVPSMKPLANTTFEHMREAIELTVFGALRMIQGFTPALAEANGSVVNVNSMVVRHSQAKYGAYKMAKSALLAMSQSLATELGEQGIRVNSVLPGYIWGGTLESYFGHQAGKYGTTVEEIYQATAAASDLKRLPTEDEVASAIMFMASDLSSGITGQALDVNCGEYKA
- a CDS encoding RecQ family ATP-dependent DNA helicase, whose translation is MTTRDDAQEILEQLAGPTAQLRDDQWTAIEALVVQRRRALVVQRTGWGKSAVYFISAKLLRAKGHGATVIVSPLLALMRNQVAAAERAGVRAATINSSNVADWAEIHDRVRSGDLDVLLVSPERLNNPDFRDQVLPALARDAGLVVVDEAHCVSDWGHDFRPDYRRIRTLVSELGADVPVLATTATANDRVVDDVAQQLGVGGQDTLVLRGGLDRESLRLSVVAAGGPAQRAAWLAAHIDSLPGSGIVYTLTVAQAHDVATLLREQGHRVAAYTGATEAAEREQLEADLLANRVKALVATSALGMGFDKPDLGFVVHLGAPSSPIAYYQQVGRAGRSTDSAAVILLPGREDQDVWRYFASVAFPSEAMVRSVIRALDAERPQSTQALEPLVDLGRTRLEMVLKVLDVDGAVRRLKGGWVATGQAWEYDEPRYRKLDEARRREQQAMLDYQTTDGCRMAFLRRQLDDPSLHEGDRCGRCDNCTGVRPSGHVDEGAAEETRQRLMRPGVELAPRKQWPSGLGKLGVDLSGKIGDGPAEGRAIGRLTDLGWGPRLRRLLEEPDGGVPDDLVQAAVKVLASWNWAVRPTAVMTMDSERHPQLLASLAAELARLGKLTDLGILRYAPDRKPVTAANSAFRVAALTGAWTPPSPIPGGGPVLLVDDLFDTGWTMTMAARLVRAAGVSEVLPFTIASTG
- a CDS encoding 2-keto-4-pentenoate hydratase — translated: MLSDQVRQELAADLAQAERSRVPISPLTDAHADIDVVDAYEIQLINIRQRVAEGAKIIGHKVGLSSKAMQQMMNVDEPDYGHLLDEMRVFEEKPVKSADYLYPRVEVEVGFVLADDLPGAGCTEDDVLAATAAFAPAIELIDTRIKDWKIKLCDTIADNASSAGWVLGENRVSPKDIDIRAITATLTRNGEVVAKGRSDAVLGNPVTAVAWLARKVESFGVRLKAGDIVLPGSCTKAFDATPGADYVADFAGLGSVHLSFE
- a CDS encoding glycoside hydrolase family 26 protein translates to MPITRRTRRLVAAVLLAVTACSAQPAAQPDGATAPHRLDWGVFVPDDSSGSSDLAVVTQMADAAPRYVLRFASINDQVPIGSLAEISDAGATPILTLELWQPAAGAEQPDYSLRRILAGDFDSRLDAWARTMAEWSRPVILRTSHEMNSSYYPWSIGVNGNTAAESAQAWRHVRDLFRRAGAGNVEFMWCPDASSERLDDMAAAFPGEDAVDLLGLDGYNWGDGDGKSWRSAAEIFGESLVQLRRLDPRHDILIAETASVEGPRSGTDKADWIYGLFDYLATQGRVTGLVWFQAVKERDWRFNSSPHAQEAFKQSVAKHTGR
- the dmpG gene encoding 4-hydroxy-2-oxovalerate aldolase; its protein translation is MSTEDIYFNPIWDVRMTDTSLRDGSHHKRHQFTKDEVHAIVAALDAAGVPVIEVTHGDGLGGSSFNYGFSKTPEQELIKLAAETAKESKIAFLMLPGVGTKEDIKQAQNNGGSICRIATHCTEADVSIQHFGLARELGLETVGFLMMSHTIPPEKLAAQARIMADAGCQCVYVVDSAGALVLEGVRDRVAALVAELGDDAQVGFHGHENLGLGVANSIEAVRAGAKQIDGSCRRFGAGAGNAPVEALIGVFDKIGVKTGIDFFDIADAAEEVVAPAMPAECLLDRNALIMGYSGVYSSFLKHAIRQSERYGVPAHKLLHRAGQRKLIGGQEDQLIDIALEIKREMDSAST
- a CDS encoding acetaldehyde dehydrogenase (acetylating); protein product: MADKASVAIVGSGNISTDLMYKLLRSEWLEPRWMIGIDPESEGLARARKLGLETSHEGVDWLLARSEKPDMVFEATSAYVHRDAAPRYAEAGIRAIDLTPAAVGPGVIPPANLREHLDAPNVNMVTCGGQATIPIVYAVSRVVEVPYGEIVASVSSASAGPGTRANIDEFTKTTAAGVQNIGGAQRGKAIIILNPAEPPMIMRDTIFCAIPEDADREAIAQSIRDVVAEVQTYVPGYRLLNDPQFDDPSMNSGGQAVVTTFIEVEGAGDYLPPYAGNLDIMTAAAAKVGEEIAKEKAGASLSASTGGQA